The Nostoc sp. 'Lobaria pulmonaria (5183) cyanobiont' DNA window AACTAGCCCTATTTTTATCTTGACAAAGGCGAGATTCAACTTTTTAAATAATTAATGAGGTGGGATTCCACCTACTATATGAACAACATCAAAAGCGATCGCTCGTCCAGCCTGGAAAACTAACAGAGCGATCGCTAGCTTCGGTTTTGAAGCCAAGTATGGCAGTCACCTCCCATACTTAGGTTAAAGGTTGAGCAGCTTCTCCCTGTAGTCCCGTCCCCGTATCTGGTCGTGGTGCAGACATGATTTGCTTTTGCTGTTCTTGTAGCCAGGTTTCAAAGAGTTCATTCAGTAGTCGTACCTTCATAAATTCATCCAGTTGTGCGGAGATAAATTTTTCCAGCCGCAAAATCACGAACCAGTCGGCAATGCGGGTAGGGGGCAATATTTGACCTGGTTGACTGCTAGATAGCATTTGCACCATTACCGGATGTAGTGCATTCAGTTCAATCGGGCCTACCAAGCCTCCTGTTTGGGCTTCTGGCCCAAGTGAATATTCACGCGCCAAGTCAGCAAAAGAGTTTTCTTTTGCTTGAATCCGGAAGTAAAGTTCTTGGGCAATTCCCACATCCTGGGTTCGCAGCAGGGAATAAATTACTTTGTCTAGTTTTGCCTTGGACTGAAAAAAGTAAGATTCTAGTTTATTACCCCAAGTAGCTTGCTTGAATTTTTCAATTTTAAGCTTACGAGTGGTAAGAACTTCTAGTTGCTCAAGAGTCAGTCCTTGATGTGCCATCCAAGCCTGGATGTCTTCTTCATTTTTGAACTGTTTTTCAGTGAAAAACTGCTGTTTAGCTTGGGCTACTTCCTCAGGTGTACACTCTATTGCGACCTTGGCGGAGCGTGAGTTTTGCTCTATCGCCTCATCAATGATTAATTCGCGCTGCAACTGTGGCAGCATTTGATAACTTGCCAGTAAGGAAATCAGTTCACTAGCTGTGATTGTACGATTACCGATTTGGATCGCTTCAGTCATTAGCTTTCGGGCATTTTAAGAATATCTGGTCTGTCAAAGAAGCTAAAGCGTAGCCCATTCACTGGGATCTTTTGTCTTAATCTTACCGACTTAGGTACGCTAACCTCACTTTCGTACTAATTAAATAGTGGCTTTAACATACTTTAAAATATACAGTTTATAT harbors:
- a CDS encoding peptidylprolyl isomerase, with the protein product MTEAIQIGNRTITASELISLLASYQMLPQLQRELIIDEAIEQNSRSAKVAIECTPEEVAQAKQQFFTEKQFKNEEDIQAWMAHQGLTLEQLEVLTTRKLKIEKFKQATWGNKLESYFFQSKAKLDKVIYSLLRTQDVGIAQELYFRIQAKENSFADLAREYSLGPEAQTGGLVGPIELNALHPVMVQMLSSSQPGQILPPTRIADWFVILRLEKFISAQLDEFMKVRLLNELFETWLQEQQKQIMSAPRPDTGTGLQGEAAQPLT